Proteins encoded within one genomic window of Streptomyces sp. NBC_01314:
- a CDS encoding decarboxylase, with protein sequence MTALGFLYPGHSAEDDYPRMEQLLASDIRVDVVHTDIGEDAHRVDALREMGAPERLAAGCEALRLSGAEAIVWACTSGSFVYGYEGAHDQIRTLARTAGLPASSTSFAFVHAAREVGATRVAVAATYPDDVARLFVDFLAAAGVEVLAVRGAGIVTAAEVGTWGLDEILTLARAADHPDAHALLLPDTALHTASHIPTLEKEFGKPVLTANQVTVWEALRLADRRVNAPQLGALFTREPIVQV encoded by the coding sequence ATGACCGCACTCGGTTTCCTCTATCCGGGCCACTCCGCCGAGGACGACTATCCGCGTATGGAGCAGCTGCTCGCCAGCGACATCCGGGTGGACGTGGTGCACACCGACATCGGTGAGGACGCCCACCGCGTGGACGCCCTGCGCGAGATGGGCGCCCCCGAACGACTGGCGGCCGGCTGCGAGGCCCTGCGTCTCTCCGGCGCGGAGGCCATCGTCTGGGCCTGCACCAGCGGCAGTTTCGTCTACGGCTACGAAGGCGCCCACGACCAGATCCGCACCCTCGCCCGCACGGCGGGCCTCCCCGCCTCCTCCACGTCCTTCGCCTTCGTCCACGCGGCCCGGGAGGTGGGAGCCACCAGGGTGGCCGTGGCCGCGACCTACCCCGACGACGTGGCCCGGCTCTTCGTCGACTTCCTGGCAGCGGCAGGCGTGGAAGTCCTCGCGGTGCGGGGCGCGGGCATCGTCACGGCGGCGGAGGTGGGCACCTGGGGCCTGGACGAGATCCTCACCCTCGCCCGCGCGGCCGACCACCCGGACGCGCACGCCCTGCTCCTCCCGGACACGGCCCTGCACACCGCCTCCCACATCCCCACCCTGGAGAAGGAATTCGGCAAACCGGTCCTCACCGCCAACCAGGTCACGGTCTGGGAGGCCCTGAGGCTGGCGGACAGGAGGGTGAACGCCCCACAACTGGGCGCCCTGTTCACCAGGGAACCGATCGTGCAGGTATAG